Genomic window (Vigna radiata var. radiata cultivar VC1973A unplaced genomic scaffold, Vradiata_ver6 scaffold_332, whole genome shotgun sequence):
attaaaaaaatttacttctaaattcactcttacctacctccaaatctattcaaataaacaataaaaaatttatcatcaaatcctctctTCGAAATCCACTGACCATGacataagtaaaaatatatagcTTGTTTCTGACGGAACTTACAAACATAAGAATTAGTATTATGATTGTGTGTGGTCCTCTGCTTTTACCATTTCCCACTTGTTCAATTCATGAGATGACTCCATGAATTGTTAAAAGTGGGTGGAAATTCCTTTTATGTGATTATTCACACAAAAGTGGAAAGTTGAATGGTCAAATACTTTTAATGCTTCAActccaaataaaaaaacttacacTAGAATGGTCAAAAGGATATCATAAATGTCACACAAAAACCTTACTTACTGTATCAAAACAGTGACTGCTACgggaaaaacttatttaaatagtAAATCCTAAACAAAAGCGACCAATAAATACCAACTTGCATGGCGGCCAGTGGCAGTATAAATAACAATCAAATCAAAAGTATTTGGAAAAAGAAATGTATAAATCTTCTTCAAAACACACTTTGAACCAAAATTCAATAAGGCCTATAATCGATATAATAAAAGGTATTGCTTCCTCCACCCTCATAAATACTAACTGCACCCATTTTGCACTCtacaaatacattaaaataagatgatgatattttgacaacacatattatcactttattaatctatttgaatttacttttttaaacgAACCAATActttattaatctatttgaatttacatttaaaaaatatttaaaacaaaccaatcataaactgtcacgttgtcaaaaaattgttaaaagaagtttttccattAAAATATCCTTCATAACTGTACCGCGCCACTCACTGccaccacaaaaaaaaaaagtttcggAAAACTCATTCCAGggtatatttttgaaaagttatttctgaaaaaaatcattctaaAAAACTTATTACAGAAAGTATTATATTCATTCTGAAAAGTTTATTCCGGAAATCCTATTACATTCCcttaatatttctattattaattttcttgcAGATAACTACTGTTTCAGAATGAGGTGAAGTTAGCATTAGGTATTGACCaaaatatggtttttttttatctatagaTCTGTAGATAAGGATCGATATATAGTTGGATACTATTCTACACTATAGTTCAGCCAAAAACCAGTATGCAGAAACGACTCAAAGTTTTGACGTCAAATTAAATTGGTGTAATCAACTAGCCACATAATTGGATTTGTCTTAAACATATTGATCCCAAAAGGAACAGCAAAAATAATACGTttgatagtaaaataaaaatcagcCGTTTTGCTAACTATGAATCCCAAAATCCAAAACAAAACCTGATCTTCGTCAACAGCAGCCAGAATCACACATCTTGAACACTTAAACCTGCAAAGGTAAATCATATACATGTAAAATCAACACTTAAACAAAGCACTTCAtccaaaattaagaaaaaaatataagaccCAGTAGCGATTTGCAATGCaacttgtttcattttcttgcccataatacaattttataccGTACTTTTCCCACTTGAAGAACCACTCGAATTAAAGCCAAAACAGAAATATACCTTCTACCTAATTCTCCTACCTAAAGTTTCCCTATACACATACTAACACATGCAGCACTATAGAAGCATACAAAATATCAGCACAAATAGTTGAGTAACGAACCTGGAGGAAGTGATTGCTTCAACTTATCAGCCTTCTCAGAGTCAAACACACACAGGGTGTAAAGGTACGTGGAGCACCGAACCTTGAACTTTACCACATCTTTGCTCCTCTTGATTTTCACAGAGCGTGCATCCTTCCTCCTCGCAGTGAGGAGGAAGTCTTTAATCTCATGAATCTGCTTCGGCTGCACAAGACACCAAACACCAGACGTCTGCATCAACTACCAAAATACAATAGAAAACCATAGAGGCAATAGCCGGACAATGACAGTAAGATCCGCAATACTTTCAaaaaacatcacaattaaacaaaacaataacaacaaggCTTTATACAACTATTTTAGTCATCTACATGCATCACTTTGTCATCTGACTCAATTAAAGACTCAAGCTTCTGAGACGTGTATTATTTACAATGGAGATGCAATCCAAATCAAACAGTTCACAAATTAAAGGGCATATCTAATTGTTCTAATCTCTGCTGCTGAAAGAATTACACAAGCAAAATGGCTTTACCTGTCCTGTAAAAAATTGGTTCAGCTACATAATTTTACTTGTATACCAGAGTTTGCACTATACTAAATCCAAGATGGGCGTTGGCTGACCGTtattaagaaattgaaaaaggagaaTGTAAAAGCCTTTGTTTTTACTTCGTAAAGTGCAAATCGATCACAGAGAGGATACTGCACAATGCTAGAAGAATTGGAGAAGCTAATcagaatagaaaataattaccATAATGAAATTCGCTGCGATTGCCTCCTCGAAGCCTCGATCTTGGCCCGTCGACTTTGCTCTCGCACTAAAGCTTCAGAATCCACCCTTTAGGGTTTATAAACCAAACCCTAGGTTAAAATTTTCCCTACCTATTTCCCCAGAAGTATTGATTAAATGACACTCGTATCCTTCACTAAAATGAGCCTCACTTAATGGATTAGCCCAAAAGTATATGGCCCGTTTAACTGTTGTGAATGGATTCGGAATTGTGGCCCAAATAGTTATTTCGGAcctatttataaagtaaaattatttatcctaCCACTGATCATGCTAAGTATTTATTTAACTCCTGTAGATTTGTagttatttaataacataagatgcttttattttaatgtaattcttttatgctatgtttttataaaagtaaaatttttataaataattttatattagaacCAATTAAAcgtaaaatgtttataaataattcaCCAAGCAATTTGTCCGACActttttgtttgtaattaattattttttgtataaataaattatttataaatattaaagtgttgatagaaaataataattctcCATGGCACTGGCCCATGAACGTCGATTAGTCAAAGCAAAAGGTGTGTCTTGTGATAAGATTAATTTAGGTTTCTTTATTGTACACTACAATGATACAGAGCTCTAACTATGCAAAACcttttttaagctttttttaGTACACTCACTTCGGTGAGAGAAAGTTTTGATTTGTTATTAAACTTCTGTCGGccaaaaaaacaattttttaatataataaaaatagtttgaaCCGCAATACTAGTAAAAGTTTACGTCATATAACGTAGCAAAAATAGTAACAATTTTTcatatgacgtagcaaaaatttaagtcatctgaacatattatgacacagtttctaaaatcagtccattttttaaaatgtgtagacctattataacgtacaaaactatgtacgtcatagttcgtttttgtacgtcacaaaatatgatttttgtactagtgttatTCAGTTTATACTTTTCTCTCTATAAATACTTTCATTTAACTTCTGCATGCCTTCTACTTTCAACACTTTGTAAATTCTACTTTTTTGTTTATCCGGGCAGCAATATCCAATTGCGGTGGAGAGACTTTTGCTAAATGTTATCATGCGGGAGTTGAGGATTGTTGGGATAAACCTGTTGATGTTCACATCTTTAAGTACTTGAAGGGTTATGTTGAAAAGCGTAAGGCCTTGGAAGTCATAAGTAAAGAAAAAGCCGCCGAACTTGAAAAAGTCCCTAATAAGGAAAAAGCCGCCATACCTGAAGAAAAAACCTTCGatgaggaaaaaaaatcttctaGGAAACAGTGGACCGTTGAGATGCAATCACAATTCGAGCGGGCTATTGAAACTTTTGGAATAGGTATGTATATTTGTTAGaatctttttatttctattaaagtctttgcttttattaattatatttcttccttatttaGGAGATTTTAATTATCAGGTATGATTAGGATATCCCTAAAATATTGGAATTCTTTCTTTAGGAGCTATTATTATACTTCCTAAAATAGCTTTCTAACATTGTGATAAGACTGTTGGTAGTCTACAGGAGGAGAAAAAGAGTTAGTTGACTTAACTGCCACAGTTAAGTAGTTGTGGGTTTGAGGCGGGAAAGGCTGGGTTTATAAATATCAATCGTTTAGTTGTAGTGGGGGATTTTTTGGGTGAATTGTAGAATACCTAACGGGTTCTTGAAACTCTGTTgagagaggttatgctctcgGATATTCATTTGTACATTGAGAATACTTGTGAATATACaacattctttcattctttctggGGTTTGGTGTGGGTGAGTGCTCTGCAATTGGGTTTTCTAATTAGGAACCTAACAATTTTGGTCCGACCTACTGGATCCTTGAACGAGGGGGCGCGAGATATTCATGAGGGAAAAACTGACGGAAGATTTAACGTGATGGAGGGACGGATGGAAACAATGGAGATTGCGGTCGATGGGATCAAGGCAGAGACTGGAGCGTTGCGCCAAGATACGTTGGCAATACGTAAAGAATTGAAGGAAATTGCGAAAGCTTTGGGGGAAATAGGACGACGACGAGACGAACCCCAGTCGGAGGATGGTGAGGCGTCGGTGAACGGGAATATTAAGAAATCAGGGGAGGACGACGGCGGTGGAGGGAGTGGACGAATATTAATGTAGTAAATTTTTGTTACGTTATAAAATGAATGTGTAACATCTGAAGTCCTCTGAATATTAACTTAGGCCTGACATACGTGCTTCCGCAATTATTAAATTCACGTCTGAAGTCCTCTGAATATCCACTATAGCATCTGAAGAGTTTGTATATGCTATAACTGCACATTGtcaagaaaaagacaaaaatttcaaattgaataataagaaaaagatgaagatttaatgtgataaagaaaatactaaCGTTGGTAGACCACAGATGCCTCCCGGGATAACACTTCATTCAAGTGCGTGCGGAACAATTCATGAATCTCTATATCCGGATCGATAAGTACAACTTTGATAGTAAGAGCCATTAAAATCCTAAGAATTATatgtaaagataaaaaagatttaagtaccagaaaagtaaagaattcGTAAAATTAAATccattacatttatttttggaaaagatttaattatcaaaataactAATAGGTATTCCAGATTTATCAGAATAACAATCTTAAGAACTGTATAAACCTTATTTCAACAGCACAATAGAATTCCTCCNGATGGAGAAACTGAAACATACATAAAACTTCTGGTTATTCGAGAGAACCAGACTCTCCACTTCCTAACTTTTCAGAACTTccaaaaaccacaaaaaaaatctagaaaCTGCTAAAACTGTCCATTCTGACTttatttttgctacgtcataaaatgaatGTGTAGACTTATTATAAAGTACAAAACTATGTatgtcatagttcgtttttgtacgtcataaaatatgatttttgtactagtgtatgTATGTCGTTTACATTTATCTAGattaaagaaaaactcaaattttatttagtctaattttgttattaaaattcccactaaatcaataataaattttaaatttataatattaatacgtagataaattattttatattataatgacTAATGTTGAAGACATTATATGTAAATGCTTGAGTGGATGTTTATTAGTAATTTGATGTGATATAATTATGAAGAATTCttgtaagttaaaatattaaaatcattaaatgtaAAAACCAATAAGCATATAAAACTCACATAAAAGTAAGTTTATAGggttaaaatcatataaaaaaaattagagattgactattttatacaaatatgtCGCATATAAAAATAGATAGAGTTTTTTTGGTAATTAAAGTAGGTCATTTCAATTAGACACAAGTTAAGTTATGTTCATGTCAAGTTAACGTTGATAAGATCTATATCATGTTGAATCAAATTGAGTCTATGTTAAATAAAGTCAAGTTGAGCcttcaaaaaatcatttaaaatcaaatcacaaaAAGGTGAATCAAGCTAAATCCACATAGGATCAAATTGAGTTAACATATCTCGAGTCGAGACAAGTTGAACAAACCTCGAATTGAATTAAGTAGGGTCCGCTCAAGCCTAATAAAGTCTAGTCAAGTCAAGTTCGACCGGTGTCAAGCTCACTTTAGGCTTAATTGAGTTTGACCCACCCTTGACAATTTAGTTAGGCACACTTCAATAAGAACTAACTTAAGCTTATATCGGGCTAAGGTTGGGTCTCTATCATGTTAAGTTAAGTTCACATATGACAAAGTTGTGTCAGACCCGCATCGTGTTGTGTAGAGTCATATCCTCATGGGGTCaagttgagttgagttgagttgGACTCACCAAGGACTAAGTCGAGTCAGACTCGTCTCAAGTTTAGTCAAATTAAACCCACGTCGAATTAAGTACAATTATGATCCTATTAGGTCGAGCAGAGTTGGATTAGGTCAAATCAAGTCCAGTCATACCAATGTTGGGTTAAGTTTAATTGGGCCCACATAAGATTGAGTTATTTGACCAAGTTTAGATGGATTTGAGTGAAACCCACCTTGGTTGAATTGAGTTGAAGCCACCTTTGGCAGAGTCCCACATCATGCGAAGTTAAAATCAAGTTGATGTTGAATTGAGTCACTTAAGACCCAAGTCGAGGCAAAGTTAGGTTTGACTAAACCCAAGTTAAGTTGAGTCAACCCAATAGGATAGTTAAATTAGATCCATgttaagttataaataaaaaaattaaataattaatgtaaaatatttaaaaattaattcataatataaaatatttatagaagtTAATCAATGTCTCGTGAAAACCGAATCCACTTTTGCCTCTAAtactaaaacaatttaaatgaaGGTTTTGGAAATCCATGCTAGAGCTTTCTCAAGACACTCAATTGGTagattaataaaaagaaaacttaataaaaaatatggtaGGATTGACCATGAAGCATAGGTAAAAATTGACACCtatacataattaaaacaattaataagaaTTTATGATTGTTCTAATAAAAGAGGTAAATTATAGTCgttatgattattaattatagtATATATGAGATCCATAATATATGGCATATGAGAGTGTCTGAAATGGAGCATGAGTAGTAGTAATCAAGTTATGGAAAAGGGAATAAAGAGGCTTATATTTACTATTTCCTTTTCCCTGGTTGTTGATCTGCATATTCCTTTGATGTGTACTGTTTGAACAGTGCATGTAAGTGTTTATGGTTGTTTTTGTAACAGAGCAATCGATCCGAGGAAGCAAGGAATATATAATAGGGTTGCAATTggtaagaaaaatggaaaagaaggtTGTGTTGGTTGTCATGCATGTAGTGTATTTATGCAGAGTTTGCATTGTTGTGCATGTATATATGCATGAGTACGAGAGAGAGAAACCAAGAATGAGTGTTATTGTGAGGGTGTGATAAGCAAGTAACGTATAAAAGAGTACTAATAGTACCAACAACTCCAATCTAAATCCAAAAAGTTGCTTGCCACTACTCAATGTTGGCCTATACAAACTAAAAAAGCATTAAAGCAAATATGCTATTCAAATCAAATGGGtcccctcttcttctttttcattctacCTCCCATTTCTAAACACTCCTTTTATCatcaaatcattattatatttctatAATCTCTCAACTTTCTCTTAAATCTTCTTGCTTTTTCTGCATCAAAGTGGGCCAtgcacaaaaagaagaaaattcagaGAGCTTCACAACTTTTGAAAATTATGGCACATGTACCATTCCTTGTTTCCCACTTATCTCATGCATTTCTCTCTTTTCACCAACTCATCAAGGATATATATACACTCATTCATCATTTTATCTTCTCATGGAATCTATATGTCTACTATCATATGCTACACCAcctttataaaatttaacatattttaatagtttaaatatgAGTTGAAATTTTTGTAAGGAATATAAATGACtaacatttaagaaaaaaaaatcacaaacataaaactttatgattttatgttCAAATTGGCAATTCATGATTAGTGAGGGTCGGAACCTAACTTTAAATTtgcatttaaaataatattatatctcTTAATCCATAGCTTATATCTTATTAGTGTGTGGTTACTTCCTTCTTCAAGTCATTTTAAAGtctttagaataataaaaagagGATCATGATCGTCGACTTacaatcattaataataatattaggtGAT
Coding sequences:
- the LOC106778459 gene encoding 60S ribosomal protein L38 isoform X3, whose product is MPKQIHEIKDFLLTARRKDARSVKIKRSKDVVKFKVRCSTYLYTLCVFDSEKADKLKQSLPPGLSVQDV
- the LOC106778459 gene encoding 60S ribosomal protein L38 isoform X1 encodes the protein MLMQTSGVWCLVQPKQIHEIKDFLLTARRKDARSVKIKRSKDVVKFKVRCSTYLYTLCVFDSEKADKLKQSLPPGLSVQDV
- the LOC106778459 gene encoding 60S ribosomal protein L38 isoform X2 is translated as MTSGVWCLVQPKQIHEIKDFLLTARRKDARSVKIKRSKDVVKFKVRCSTYLYTLCVFDSEKADKLKQSLPPGLSVQDV